One window from the genome of Prochlorococcus marinus XMU1411 encodes:
- a CDS encoding NAD(P)H-quinone oxidoreductase subunit 4, producing MFGTLGAGLSNFPWLSASILFPIGSAFVIPFFPDKGDGKEVRWFALSIALITFLITVGSYINGFDINNENVQLKENISWLPDLGLTWSVGADGISMPLILLTSFITALAVLAAWPVKFKPKLFFFLILVMDGGQIAVFAVQDMLLFFLTWELELIPVYLLLAIWGGKNRQYAATKFIIYTAGSSIFILLAALAMGFYGTEIPNFEFSHLAAQDFSQKFQIICYVGLLIAFGVKLPIVPLHTWLPDAHGEATAPVHMLLAGILLKMGGYALLRFNAQLLPVAHAQFAPLLIVLGVVNIIYAALTSFAQRNLKRKIAYSSISHMGFVLIGIGSFSSLGTSGAMLQMVSHGLIGASLFFLVGATYDRTKTLKLDEMSGVGQKMRIMFALWTACSLASLALPGMSGFVSELMVFTGFVTDEVYTLPFRVVMASLAAVGVILTPIYLLSMLREIFFGKENPELTEQRKLIDAEPREVYIIACLLLPIIGIGLYPRLVTESYLASINNLVDRDLNAVKSTVKTNIFSGTKKNDILKAPTI from the coding sequence ATGTTTGGAACTTTGGGGGCTGGATTGTCGAATTTTCCTTGGCTTTCTGCCTCAATTTTGTTCCCAATTGGTAGTGCATTTGTGATACCTTTTTTCCCAGATAAAGGAGATGGGAAAGAGGTTAGATGGTTTGCATTATCTATTGCATTAATAACTTTTTTAATAACTGTAGGTTCATATATAAATGGCTTTGATATTAATAATGAAAATGTTCAACTGAAAGAAAACATTAGTTGGTTGCCTGATTTAGGCCTTACTTGGTCTGTTGGTGCTGATGGAATTTCGATGCCTCTAATATTATTAACTAGCTTTATAACTGCATTAGCAGTTCTTGCTGCATGGCCTGTCAAGTTCAAACCAAAGTTATTTTTCTTTTTGATATTGGTGATGGATGGCGGTCAAATTGCTGTATTTGCAGTTCAAGATATGCTTTTATTTTTTCTAACTTGGGAACTCGAGCTAATTCCCGTATATTTATTATTAGCTATATGGGGTGGCAAAAATAGACAATATGCGGCAACAAAATTCATTATTTACACAGCTGGTAGTTCTATATTTATACTCCTAGCTGCATTAGCAATGGGATTCTATGGTACTGAAATTCCTAATTTTGAGTTTTCTCATTTGGCAGCTCAAGATTTTAGTCAAAAATTCCAAATAATCTGTTACGTCGGTCTTTTAATTGCATTTGGAGTAAAACTTCCAATAGTACCGCTTCATACTTGGCTTCCAGATGCGCATGGAGAAGCTACAGCTCCTGTGCATATGCTTCTAGCAGGAATTTTATTAAAAATGGGAGGATATGCTCTTTTAAGATTCAATGCTCAATTATTACCCGTTGCACATGCTCAATTTGCCCCATTATTAATAGTTTTAGGAGTTGTAAATATAATTTATGCTGCATTAACTTCTTTTGCCCAAAGAAATCTCAAAAGAAAAATTGCTTACAGTTCTATAAGTCATATGGGTTTTGTTCTTATTGGAATAGGTAGTTTTAGTAGTCTAGGAACAAGCGGAGCAATGCTACAAATGGTCAGTCATGGATTGATTGGAGCAAGCTTATTTTTTCTTGTTGGAGCAACTTACGATAGAACAAAAACTCTTAAACTCGATGAAATGAGTGGTGTAGGACAAAAAATGAGAATCATGTTTGCCTTATGGACTGCTTGCTCCCTTGCTTCCCTTGCCTTGCCTGGTATGAGTGGATTTGTTTCCGAATTAATGGTATTTACAGGATTTGTAACCGATGAAGTCTATACACTCCCGTTTAGAGTAGTTATGGCTTCTTTAGCTGCTGTAGGTGTAATACTTACTCCTATTTATCTACTATCAATGTTACGAGAAATTTTCTTTGGCAAAGAAAATCCTGAATTAACTGAACAAAGAAAACTTATCGATGCAGAGCCCAGAGAAGTTTATATAATTGCCTGTTTACTTTTACCCATAATTGGCATAGGTTTATACCCAAGATTAGTAACTGAAAGTTATCTTGCGTCTATTAATAATTTGGTTGATAGAGATTTAAATGCTGTTAAAAGTACTGTTAAAACAAATATTTTTTCAGGGACTAAAAAAAATGATATCCTAAAAGCTCCAACAATATAA
- a CDS encoding DUF3172 domain-containing protein — protein sequence MNRPPSNRRPRKGPNRSYYSSNPRDLDSYGQKKSRLPASSEQNINFSTGTIAVLAGVLILGVGIGSAITSTTDGGQGNIASQQQLDMAVPDPEFCRQWGASAFVIDVEMYTTLNPSTSFVTQPALQPGCVIRRENWTVLQKQGAISNEDVRECKQRMNTFAYIGSIRDKPIVKCVYQTDVNENKFIIKGDGQAEDGGVGINKEAIQF from the coding sequence GTGAATAGACCACCATCAAATAGAAGGCCGAGGAAGGGCCCGAATAGAAGTTATTACTCTTCAAATCCAAGAGATCTGGATTCTTATGGACAAAAAAAAAGTAGACTACCTGCTTCTTCCGAACAAAATATTAACTTCAGTACAGGGACCATAGCTGTTCTTGCAGGAGTTTTAATTCTTGGTGTTGGTATAGGAAGCGCGATTACCAGTACAACAGATGGTGGACAGGGAAATATAGCAAGTCAACAACAATTAGATATGGCTGTTCCAGATCCTGAATTTTGCAGACAATGGGGTGCAAGCGCTTTTGTTATTGATGTTGAAATGTATACAACCCTGAATCCATCCACCAGTTTTGTAACTCAACCAGCACTTCAACCAGGTTGTGTAATTCGCAGAGAAAATTGGACAGTTTTACAAAAACAAGGGGCAATCAGTAATGAAGATGTAAGGGAATGTAAGCAAAGGATGAATACTTTTGCGTACATTGGATCCATACGAGATAAACCAATAGTCAAGTGTGTTTATCAAACAGATGTTAATGAAAATAAATTTATAATCAAGGGAGATGGACAAGCCGAAGATGGCGGAGTGGGGATTAATAAAGAAGCAATTCAGTTCTGA
- a CDS encoding NAD(P)H-quinone oxidoreductase subunit 5: protein MPQASDIAWLIPVFPLIGAVLSGLGLISINKKINNSREIVSVGLISFVGISAVISYKALIEQVNGYQSVEKLFVWASAGDFTIPMGFVLDPLGSVMLALVTTITLLVMIYSHGYMAHDKGYVRFFTYLALFSSSMMGLIVSPNLLEIYVFWELVGMCSYLLVGFWYDRDGAAHAAQKAFVVNRVGDFGLLLGILGLFWATNSFDFNEIATGISQSLADNSIPVWAALLLCFLVFLGPMAKSAQFPLHVWLPDAMEGPTPISALIHAATMVAAGIFLVARLQPLYSIFPSIQFIIALVGTITCFLGASIALTQMDLKKGLAYSTVSQLGYMMLAMGCGAPIAGIFHLVTHACFKAMLFLGSGSVIHAMEEVVGHQPVLAQDMRLMGGLRKKMPYTSATFLIGCVAISGIPPLAGFWSKDEILGNAFISFPAFWFVGLLTAGMTAFYMFRLYFLTFEGDFRGENKDLQKELLTASKLNLEEENEEEHDVHGSIHESPWSMTFPLVFLAVPSVIIGFMGLPWDSKIANLLDPEEAETAAKAFEISEFLPLAIASVLIASAGIVIAYQAYFAKKINMSALFAEKFPAINQFLSNKWYLDDINEKLFVKGSRKLAKEVLEVDSKVVDGVVNLTGLVTLGSGEGLKYFETGRAQFYALIVFGGVILLVAIFGFQSPQVT, encoded by the coding sequence ATGCCTCAAGCTTCAGATATTGCCTGGTTAATTCCTGTTTTCCCACTAATTGGAGCAGTGCTTTCTGGTTTAGGATTAATAAGTATTAATAAGAAAATTAATAATTCTAGGGAAATTGTTTCTGTAGGTCTAATTTCTTTCGTTGGCATATCTGCGGTTATTAGTTATAAAGCTCTGATTGAACAAGTCAATGGTTATCAATCAGTAGAAAAATTATTTGTTTGGGCCAGTGCTGGGGATTTTACAATCCCAATGGGTTTTGTTCTTGACCCTTTGGGTAGTGTAATGCTTGCTTTAGTAACCACAATAACTTTGCTTGTAATGATTTACTCTCATGGTTATATGGCTCATGACAAGGGTTATGTCAGATTTTTTACATATTTAGCTTTATTTAGTAGTTCAATGATGGGGTTGATAGTTAGTCCAAATTTATTAGAAATTTATGTTTTTTGGGAATTAGTTGGAATGTGTTCTTACTTATTGGTTGGTTTTTGGTACGACAGGGATGGCGCTGCCCACGCTGCACAAAAAGCATTTGTTGTTAATAGAGTGGGTGATTTTGGATTATTGTTAGGCATTCTTGGTTTATTTTGGGCAACGAATAGTTTTGATTTTAATGAAATAGCTACTGGAATTTCTCAATCATTAGCTGATAATTCAATACCTGTTTGGGCAGCTTTACTCCTATGTTTTTTAGTTTTTTTAGGTCCAATGGCAAAATCTGCGCAGTTTCCACTTCACGTTTGGTTACCTGATGCTATGGAGGGACCGACACCGATATCTGCACTAATTCATGCAGCTACAATGGTTGCTGCAGGTATATTCCTAGTGGCTAGGCTGCAACCTTTGTATTCAATTTTTCCTTCCATTCAATTCATTATTGCTTTAGTTGGCACTATTACTTGTTTTTTAGGCGCTTCTATTGCTTTGACCCAAATGGACTTAAAAAAGGGATTAGCATACAGTACTGTTTCCCAACTTGGTTATATGATGCTTGCGATGGGATGTGGAGCACCAATAGCAGGAATTTTTCATTTGGTTACTCATGCTTGCTTTAAAGCAATGCTATTTTTAGGATCTGGTTCTGTAATACATGCAATGGAAGAAGTAGTAGGCCATCAGCCTGTATTGGCTCAAGATATGAGATTGATGGGCGGTTTAAGAAAAAAAATGCCCTATACATCTGCTACTTTTTTAATTGGTTGTGTAGCAATTAGTGGTATTCCACCCTTGGCAGGTTTTTGGAGTAAGGATGAGATACTCGGAAATGCATTTATATCATTTCCAGCTTTTTGGTTTGTAGGACTTTTAACAGCTGGTATGACTGCATTTTATATGTTTAGGCTTTATTTCCTTACATTTGAAGGAGATTTTAGAGGGGAGAATAAAGATTTACAAAAAGAGCTTTTAACCGCTTCTAAATTAAATCTAGAAGAAGAAAATGAAGAAGAGCACGATGTACATGGCTCTATTCATGAGTCTCCCTGGTCCATGACATTCCCTTTAGTATTTCTTGCGGTGCCTTCAGTAATAATTGGTTTTATGGGACTTCCTTGGGATAGTAAAATTGCAAATTTACTTGATCCTGAAGAAGCAGAAACTGCTGCAAAAGCCTTTGAAATAAGTGAGTTTTTGCCTTTAGCGATAGCCTCAGTTCTTATTGCATCAGCTGGCATTGTTATTGCTTATCAGGCATATTTTGCGAAAAAAATTAATATGTCAGCTTTATTTGCCGAAAAGTTTCCTGCTATTAATCAATTTTTATCTAATAAATGGTACCTAGATGATATAAATGAAAAACTTTTTGTTAAAGGTAGTAGAAAACTTGCGAAAGAAGTTTTAGAAGTTGATTCTAAGGTTGTAGATGGAGTCGTTAACCTTACTGGACTTGTTACTTTAGGTAGTGGAGAAGGTTTAAAATATTTTGAGACTGGTAGAGCTCAATTTTACGCCCTTATCGTTTTTGGAGGAGTAATTCTATTAGTTGCTATATTTGGTTTTCAATCTCCTCAAGTAACTTAA
- a CDS encoding LysR family transcriptional regulator, whose protein sequence is MPELPFTLDQLRILKAIAAEGSFKKAADLLYVTQPAVSLQIQNLEKQLEITIFDRGGRKALLTEAGRLLLDYCERILNQCDEACKAIEDLNSLKGGSLVIGASQTTGTYLMPRMIGLFRQKYPDVSVQLQVHSTRRTGWSVANGQIDLAIIGGQLPSDLENLLQVIPYATDELALVLPTKHPLANKKELLKEDLYKLNFVTLDTQSTTRKVVDKLLQDSGLDIQRLKIEMELNSLEAIKNAVQSGLGASFLPVVSIERELAAGTIHKAFVADLEVKRELKLITNPSRYTSRASVVFKKNILPQFASLESPLRKI, encoded by the coding sequence ATGCCCGAATTACCATTTACTCTAGACCAATTAAGAATATTAAAAGCTATAGCCGCAGAAGGAAGCTTTAAAAAAGCGGCAGATTTATTATATGTCACCCAACCTGCGGTGAGTTTACAAATACAAAATCTAGAAAAACAACTTGAAATTACAATTTTCGACAGAGGTGGTAGAAAAGCACTTTTAACTGAAGCAGGAAGGCTTTTACTTGACTATTGTGAACGTATTTTGAATCAATGCGACGAGGCTTGTAAAGCTATTGAAGATCTAAATAGCCTCAAAGGTGGGTCTCTTGTAATTGGAGCAAGTCAAACAACAGGAACTTATTTAATGCCAAGAATGATAGGACTTTTTAGACAGAAATATCCTGATGTGTCTGTTCAACTTCAGGTTCATAGTACAAGAAGAACTGGTTGGAGTGTTGCCAATGGCCAAATTGACTTAGCAATTATTGGAGGACAATTGCCCAGCGATTTAGAAAATTTACTCCAAGTTATTCCATATGCAACAGATGAATTAGCATTAGTATTACCAACTAAACACCCACTTGCTAACAAAAAAGAACTATTAAAAGAAGACTTATACAAATTAAATTTCGTTACATTAGATACTCAATCTACAACAAGAAAAGTTGTTGACAAACTTCTTCAAGATTCTGGACTTGACATTCAAAGATTAAAAATTGAGATGGAACTTAATTCTCTCGAAGCAATCAAGAATGCAGTTCAATCAGGTTTAGGAGCCTCATTTTTACCTGTTGTTTCAATTGAAAGAGAATTAGCAGCTGGAACAATCCACAAGGCTTTTGTTGCTGACTTAGAGGTCAAAAGAGAGCTAAAATTAATTACAAACCCATCAAGATACACCTCAAGAGCATCGGTAGTGTTCAAAAAAAATATTCTGCCTCAATTTGCTAGCTTAGAAAGCCCGTTAAGAAAAATATAA
- a CDS encoding NnrU family protein, with protein sequence METHKSSLVILLLILIFAVIHSGGAALRSKAESIMGPRLWRLCFVFLSLPSAIILISYFLAHRYDGIRLWNFQGNHFIFLVVWFLTAISFLFLYPATYNLLEIPSVLKPKVRIYGTGIMRITRHPQAFGQIIWCFAHTLWIGTSFTLITSIGLICHHLFAIWHGDKRLANKFGEEFEKFKKNTSIIPFVAILERRQEFKIREFLRLSQLGILIAIGLLWWSHQYINIAVKTFNSSFLSEFFN encoded by the coding sequence ATGGAGACTCATAAATCTTCTCTTGTGATTTTATTATTGATTTTGATTTTTGCGGTAATTCATAGTGGCGGAGCTGCTTTAAGAAGTAAAGCAGAATCTATTATGGGACCAAGATTATGGAGATTATGTTTTGTTTTTTTAAGTTTGCCATCCGCAATTATCCTAATTAGTTATTTTTTAGCTCACAGATATGATGGAATTAGATTATGGAACTTTCAGGGTAATCATTTCATTTTTTTAGTAGTTTGGTTTTTAACTGCCATAAGTTTTTTATTTTTGTATCCCGCCACTTACAATTTGTTGGAAATTCCTTCAGTTTTGAAACCTAAAGTGCGAATTTATGGTACTGGAATTATGAGAATCACAAGACATCCTCAAGCATTTGGTCAGATAATTTGGTGTTTTGCACATACTTTATGGATTGGTACATCGTTCACATTAATAACTTCTATTGGCTTAATTTGTCATCACCTTTTTGCCATCTGGCATGGCGATAAGAGATTAGCCAATAAATTTGGTGAAGAATTTGAAAAGTTTAAAAAAAATACTTCCATAATCCCCTTCGTAGCGATACTAGAAAGAAGGCAAGAATTTAAAATTAGAGAGTTTTTAAGGTTATCTCAACTTGGTATATTAATTGCAATAGGTCTACTTTGGTGGTCCCATCAATATATAAATATTGCTGTTAAAACATTTAATTCATCATTTTTGTCGGAATTTTTCAATTGA